Sequence from the Gracilinanus agilis isolate LMUSP501 chromosome 6, AgileGrace, whole genome shotgun sequence genome:
CCTCCAGTTCCCAGGCCCTCCCCCATATCAGCTGAGCTGGTGTCTGGGGAATTGGCAGAGACCTGCCCGAGTTCCTTCCTCCTTGCAAGGAGAGGGAAGACCTTAGGCTGGCCCGTAAAGACTAGGACTTGGATTGAGGTGGGGCATCATGGTACGCCTAGATCCCTGAGAGGGGCaaggggcagggggagggagacagggaggggTAAGGGATGAAATGTCGCCTAGATGGTCCTAGAAAAGAGAAGCAGTCGAACCCGAGGCAGGGATGTTGGGGGGCCGAAGTCTCTACTCTTGTAGCCTGGCTCGCTCATCTGCTGAAAGGCTGGGTTTCTCCGCAGGGCAGAAGCCTGGGCACAGGTAGGGGCTAGGGCCTTTTGGCCGACCCTTTTCCAGCCCGAAGGGCTCCCCGATCCCCACTCCGTTTGGCTCGGCCTTGGCTCCCCGCACTGGGGCCTAAGATCCCCTAGTCTCGTCCCGTACACCAAAGGGTTCCCACAGGCTTAGTTCCCCCATCTTCCCTCGCTCCCACCCCCCAGGCCCAGAGGTTCGGCTCCTCCGCTCCCCCTCAGCCCCAGCGTTTCTCCTCATTTTGGGGCCTCCCTCGTTCCTCCGCTCAGCGCTCAGTGTCTGCTTCTTACTCCCTCGCCGCCCCTCAGCCCTCCTCACCTGGGCAAGGCTGGGGGATGGGCGGAGGGGAGGGGGCGATAAATATGTATGATGAGCAGGCGGCGGCAGCATTAATAACCCGGGATCGCAGCGCTGCAGGGActgaggcggcggcggcggctagACAGAGATTCCGGCTCCTCTGAGGCTCCCCGCCCCCCAATGCCAAGGCCCCTGGGATCCCCGGCCCTGACCTGGTGTGTCCCCTCTCGGTGTGGACAAACAGCCAGAGTTCACACGTGGTGTGTGCACAGTCCCGCAACACCCTGAGTGCTCAAGGACAGTGAATACACATGGACACCTCCCCGCCCCCCGCAGCCGCCCAGTGCCCACGGTTGGATTCTCAGTTCGAGCCAGTGTAGACACGCACGGTGCCCTCCCTCCCGCTCCCCCAGCCTCCCAGCATCTCCATATTTCTTCCCTCTCGCTCTCTCCTCGTCTCCTTCATTCCCTGCACCCTCTTCTCCcgctccaccccccccccctccgCCTCCGCCCCGGGATAATTGATGGCCCGGGCCTGGCCCGGCCGCTCCCGCCTCTCGATCCATCTTGTACTCGCGCCAGCGCTGTCTCACCGGATCGGCCGCCACCTGAGACACTGAGAGACAggcaggaggagagagggaggcggGGGCGCCAGCCAGGGGGCGGCCGAGGTGGGGGGCTGGGAGCAGGACCCTCTCGCCTGTCCTGCAAACCCCTTGGAGCAAGAGCCCCCCGGCGGTGGGGAGAGGGTCTTTTTCGCGCCCTGTGGGAGTAGGAATTCAACCCCCAAGCTGCAAGGCTGCCCCACCACAGGCCACGCCTCCACCCCCGGGGGGGGGCAACCTTTGGAGCCCGGCCTGGAGCTCGCTTTCAGCTCGGGCTCCGCAGCGCCCCCCTCTGCTGAGGCAACGAGATACAGGGCACTTCGAGGGGCTGGGCTGGCAGCACCAGCAGCCCAGGGAAGGCTTCTTCGGTCCTCCTCCCTGCTCAGCCCCATCTGGCCCGGCCCTGAGTTGCTGAGTCGCAGTTTCCCCCACCCTCCCCTGGGACTACCTCGGGATTTTGATGGATTGCTGCCTCCCCCCCTGATTAATGAGCAGGCACGGGGGCCACATATGGAACTGCCTGTGCCAGGCGGCCTACCTCGCCGCCACCCCCTCCCTGTCCTTCCTGGCCTGTTTAGCTTTCTCCCCACAaaccctcttctcccctccaggAAGGAAAGGCGGGGGAAGAGGAAGGTCCAAGGGGGCATGGCTTAAGAGAGCCAGAGAtccaaggagagggaaaggaaggcagggaaagagaaggggcCTGCACGGGAAGAAGGGCACGTGGGCCGGGAGAGGGGCTCTTAGATCCCTTCCCCaaacctcctctctctctctctctctctctctctctctctctctgtattcgtctctgtctctgtctctctgtatgtctTTCCGTCTCTCTGTATGTCTTTCCGTCTCTCCTCCCACTCTTCAGGCCTCCAGTGCCCAACTGCCTGTGTCTCGGACCCCGAGGTATCTGGAGCTGCGCCCTGCTGCTGGGCCTGGAGCGGCCTCTCAAGGCCGCCTCTTCCCTGCCCCGCGATCCTCGGAAGGCTACGGCGCAGCCGAGACCTGGAATTGGGCCTTGCCAACTAACTACACTGGGGTCGGGGCTGGAGGGCCGGGGGGGGCCGGGGCTGGCTTGGCTCCCCCTGCCCAGCGCACCAAGAGGAAGCCGTCGATCAAGGCCGCCAGGGCCAAGAAGATCTTCGGCTGGGGGGACTTCTATTTCCGGGTGCACACCCTCAAATTCTCCCTGCTCGTCACGGGCAAGATCGTGGACCACGTCAACGGCACTTTCAGCGTTTACTTCCGGCACAATTCCTCCAGCCTGGGCAACCTGAGCGTCAGCATAGTGCCTCCGTCAAAGCTCGTAGAGTTCGGGGGGGTGCTGCTTGCCGGCCCGTCGCCTCACCCCCTACAGTCCACTCTGGCCCTGGAGGGAGCCGCCCTCCCGGGCCTCGGGGCTCCCCTGGGAGTGCCTGCGGGGGGATCGCTGGGCATGCCGTCGGGGGGAAGCCTGGGAGGGGCCCTCGGGGGAGCGCTGGCAGGGCCCCTAGGGGGGGCCCTGGGGGTCCCCGGGGCTAAGGAGTCGCGGGCCTTCAATTGCCACGTGGAGTACGAGAAGACGAACCGGGCTCGGAAGCACCGGCCCTGCTTGTACGACCCGTCGCAGGTGTGTTTCACGGAGCACACCCAGAGCCAGGCGGCGTGGCTCTGCGCCAAGCCCTTCAAAGTCATCTGCATCTTCGTCTCCTTTCTCAGCTTTGACTACAAACTGGTGCAGAAGGTGTGCCCGGACTACAACTTCCAGAGCGAGCACCCCTACTTCGGCTAACCGCTGCCCCATTCCCGCCGCCCAGCTGCCCTTGATTTCCCTCACACCTAACCCTCCCGGAACTAAGCAGCCAGGGCGCCCACCCACCCACGCATCTCCTACTCCCGCCCCGCTCCCCCACCCCCCGCTGCTTCCTGGGTCAGTAAGGGCAGGAGAGGCCCCGGTGCATCCCGGGGAGGGCGGAAGGACACTAGGGAGGCCCACCAGAAAGGCCACTGACCCTGCTACTCTCTCCTAAGATTTCCCCTTCCGCTTTGGAACTGGCTGGGTGCCCGGCATCCCAGGGACTTCACCGTGCTTCTGTCCTCCTCTAACGCAGCTCCCTTCCCACCAGCCCCCAGCTCCTCCTTCCTAGCCACCTTCAAATGgccgggggtggggtggggagtgggggtgggggggaaggagaggaggcagCCCCGCGGGGGTCTCTCTTCTCCTGGCCCTGAACTTCAGAGCCTCCAGAGCGCCCACTCTGGCCGACAGCCTCTCCCCAGCCCCGCTGACCCAACTCCCTGGAATTCCAGCCCTCCCTCCACAGATGTctattctcctcttccctcctagTATTCCGGGCCCCCTATAGTGCCTGGCCGCCCTTGGAACGTCTAGCCCCGACCTTTATTATGCTTGATCCTTTATTCTACCCATTCACTTCTCTATGAGCACCCAAGACCCCCGCCGGTGCAGGACCAAAATGAGGGCTAGAGGGCTCGGCCCCTGGCCCCGCTCTGCCCCGCCACTCCTCTCCTTCGAAAGGCCAGTCCCGTCCTGCCCCTCCCCGCCGCTGCTTCTTATTTTTCTATGCCCTCCCCCAAGTTACAATGAACCGCAGAtgtaaagggaagaaaataaagtcaacCCCAACACGAGTCTCCGTGAGCCCTTTCCAGGGGTagctggagttgggaggagggCAGCCATGATGGCCACCTTGGGCAGCTCCTTCCCCACTCTGGGAACGGGCGAGCTGGGAGATGAAAGTGACCCAAGAGAAATCCGCCTCTAGAGGTGGGGCATCAGCTCTGAAGAGCGAAGGCTGAGGGCAGAGAAGCCCTAAAGGTTGCCTCGAAGATGCCCGGGG
This genomic interval carries:
- the NXPH4 gene encoding neurexophilin-4, whose product is MDKRLSDTTTTPPLSQTPPVPRPSPISAELVSGELAETCPSSFLLARRGKTLGWPQEPPGGGERVFFAPCGSRNSTPKLQGCPTTGHASTPGGGQPLEPGLELAFSSGSAAPPSAEATRYRALRGAGLAAPAAQGRLLRSSSLLSPIWPGPELLSRSFPHPPLGLPRDFDGLLPPPLINEQASSAQLPVSRTPRYLELRPAAGPGAASQGRLFPAPRSSEGYGAAETWNWALPTNYTGVGAGGPGGAGAGLAPPAQRTKRKPSIKAARAKKIFGWGDFYFRVHTLKFSLLVTGKIVDHVNGTFSVYFRHNSSSLGNLSVSIVPPSKLVEFGGVLLAGPSPHPLQSTLALEGAALPGLGAPLGVPAGGSLGMPSGGSLGGALGGALAGPLGGALGVPGAKESRAFNCHVEYEKTNRARKHRPCLYDPSQVCFTEHTQSQAAWLCAKPFKVICIFVSFLSFDYKLVQKVCPDYNFQSEHPYFG